Proteins from a genomic interval of Euleptes europaea isolate rEulEur1 chromosome 18, rEulEur1.hap1, whole genome shotgun sequence:
- the SLC2A4 gene encoding solute carrier family 2, facilitated glucose transporter member 4: protein MARQGKEEPMPIDPGTLTTLWSLSVAIFSIGGMISSCMVGVVSEWLGRKRAMIVNNGLAFVGGALMGLAQVGKSYEMMILGRFFIGVFSGFASGLVPMYVGEISPTNLRGALGTLHQLAIVTGILIAQVFGLSSILGTEVLWPLLMGLTVVPSALQLLLFPFCPESPRFLYIIRNKESKAKESLKRLTGCADVSAALNEMKEEKRRMDMERKVSILELFRSRMYRQPLLIAVVLQLSQQLSGVNAIFYYSTDIFTKAGVESPIYATIGAGAINTAFTVISLFLVERAGRRTLHMLGLAGMCICAFLMTAALALQEKVPSISYLSMVAVFGFVAFFEIGPGPIPWFIVAELFSQGPRPAAMAVAGFANWTCNFIIGMSFQSIADACGPYVFLIFGVLLLIFLGFTYLKVPETRGRTFDQIATAFRRTPSLLDHEIKPYTELDELSPENHE from the exons ATGGCACGCCAGGGCAAGGAGGAGCCGATGCCCATTGACCCCGGCACCCTCACCACACTCTGGTCCTTGTCCGTCGCCATCTTCTCCATCGGGGGCATGATCTCCTCCTGTATGGTGGGCGTTGTCTCAGAATGGCTGGGCAG GAAGAGGGCTATGATTGTAAACAACGGCCTGGCCTTCGTGGGCGGTGCTCTGATGGGCCTGGCGCAGGTCGGGAAGTCCTACGAGATGATGATCCTGGGACGCTTCTTCATCGGGGTGTTCTCAG gTTTCGCTTCAGGCCTCGTCCCCATGTACGTGGGAGAAATCTCCCCCACCAACCTGCGGGGGGCGCTGGGCACACTCCATCAACTGGCCATCGTCACCGGGATCCTGATTGCCCAG GTGTTCGGCCTGAGCTCCATCCTGGGCACCGAAGTCTTGTGGCCCCTCCTGATGGGCCTGACCGTGGTGCCCTCTGCCCTCCAGCTGCTGCTCTTCCCCTTCTGCCCGGAGAGCCCGCGCTTCCTCTACATCATCCGCAACAAGGAGTCTAAGGCCAAAGAAA GTCTCAAGAGGCTGACGGGCTGCGCAGACGTGAGCGCCGCACTGAACGAGATGAAGGAAGAGAAGCGGCGCATGGACATGGAGCGCAAAGTCTCCATCCTGGAGCTCTTCCGCTCCCGCATGTACCGCCAGCCCCTGCTGATTGCCGTGGTCCTACAGCTCTCCCAACAGCTGTCCGGCGTCAACGCC ATATTCTACTACTCAACCGACATCTTCACAAAGGCGGGGGTGGAGAGTCCCATCTACGCCACCATCGGAGCCGGGGCGATCAACACCGCTTTCACGGTCATTTCT ctGTTCTTGGTGGAGCGGGCAGGGAGGCGCACGCTGCATATGCTGGGCCTGGCTGGAATGTGCATATGCGCCTTCCTGATGACCGCGGCCCTCGCCTTGCAG GAGAAAGTGCCGTCCATCAGCTATCTCAGCATGGTGGCCGTCTTTGGCTTTGTGGCGTTCTTCGAGATCGGGCCGGGGCCCATCCCGTGGTTCATCGTGGCCGAGCTGTTCAGCCAGGGGCCCCGCCCGGCCGCGATGGCCGTGGCCGGATTCGCCAACTGGACTTGCAACTTCATCATCGGCATGAGTTTTCAGTCGATTGCT GACGCGTGCGGCCCCTACGTCTTCCTCATCTTTGGAGTCCTCCTCCTGATCTTCTTGGGCTTCACCTACCTCAAGGTCCCCGAGACCCGAGGGCGCACCTTCGATCAGATCGCCACTGCATTCCGACGCACCCCGTCCTTGTTGGACCACGAGATCAAGCCATACACAGAGTTGGACGAACTAAGCCCAGAGAACCACGAATGA